A window of the Vibrio fluvialis genome harbors these coding sequences:
- the sdhC gene encoding succinate dehydrogenase cytochrome b556 subunit: protein MSKPVKERKSRPVNLDLQTISFPITAIASILHRVAGVITFVAVGILLWLLSISLSSPVGFMEASDIVNGFFVKFILWGILTALSYHIAGGIRHLLMDLGHFEELDTGAMSAKVAFGATAVLSLLAGVLVW, encoded by the coding sequence GTGAGCAAGCCCGTGAAAGAAAGAAAGTCAAGACCTGTTAATTTAGATCTGCAGACCATTAGCTTTCCGATCACAGCAATCGCTTCTATCCTTCACCGCGTGGCGGGGGTTATTACGTTTGTAGCGGTCGGTATTTTGCTTTGGTTACTATCCATCTCATTATCCTCTCCAGTAGGTTTCATGGAAGCGAGTGACATCGTCAATGGCTTCTTCGTGAAATTTATCCTGTGGGGCATTCTGACCGCGCTGTCATACCACATTGCTGGTGGTATTCGTCATTTACTTATGGACCTTGGCCACTTTGAGGAGCTGGACACGGGTGCAATGAGTGCAAAAGTTGCTTTCGGTGCAACAGCGGTTCTATCTCTATTGGCGGGGGTTTTGGTATGGTAA
- a CDS encoding citrate synthase — translation MADKKATLHIEGKAPIELPIMDGTIGPQVIDVRKLGSNGYFTFDPGFLATASCESQITYIDGAKGVLLHRGFPIDQLANNADYLEVCYILLYGEAPNRKQYEEFKKTVTRHTMVHEQIASFFHGFRRDAHPMAVMCGVVGALAAFYHDSLDINNDTHREIAAYRLLSKMPTLAAMCYKYSVGQPFIYPRNDLSYAENFLHMMFATPCEEYEVNPVVARAMDKIFTLHADHEQNASTSTVRLAGSSGANPFACIAAGIASLWGPAHGGANEACLRMLEEIGSVDKIPEFVERAKDKDDPFRLMGFGHRVYKNYDPRATVMREACHEVLKELSIQDPLLDVAMELERIALSDDYFIEKKLYPNVDFYSGIILKAIGIPVSMFTVIFAMSRTIGWIAHWNEMHSDPSNRIGRPRQLYTGEKMRDFVPLYERE, via the coding sequence ATGGCAGATAAGAAAGCGACCCTTCATATCGAAGGCAAAGCGCCAATCGAACTGCCGATTATGGACGGGACTATTGGCCCTCAAGTAATCGACGTTCGTAAATTAGGCTCAAACGGATACTTTACTTTTGACCCTGGTTTTCTTGCCACTGCATCTTGTGAATCTCAAATCACTTACATCGACGGCGCCAAAGGTGTTCTGCTACACCGCGGTTTCCCAATCGATCAATTAGCCAATAACGCCGATTACTTGGAAGTGTGTTACATCCTACTTTACGGTGAAGCCCCTAATCGCAAACAGTATGAAGAGTTTAAAAAGACTGTAACTCGTCACACTATGGTTCATGAGCAAATCGCGAGCTTCTTCCACGGTTTCCGTCGTGATGCTCACCCAATGGCTGTAATGTGTGGTGTAGTAGGTGCTCTCGCGGCCTTCTACCACGATTCACTCGACATTAATAACGACACTCACCGCGAAATCGCGGCGTATCGTCTGCTATCAAAAATGCCAACACTGGCAGCAATGTGTTACAAATACTCGGTTGGTCAACCGTTTATTTACCCTCGCAACGATCTGAGCTACGCAGAAAACTTCCTGCACATGATGTTTGCAACACCATGTGAAGAATACGAAGTAAACCCTGTGGTTGCTCGTGCGATGGATAAGATTTTCACTCTGCACGCAGACCACGAACAGAATGCGTCAACGTCAACAGTACGTCTGGCAGGTTCGTCTGGTGCTAACCCGTTCGCATGTATCGCTGCTGGTATCGCTTCTCTGTGGGGCCCGGCGCACGGTGGTGCAAACGAAGCATGTCTACGCATGCTGGAAGAAATCGGCAGTGTCGATAAGATTCCAGAGTTCGTTGAGCGTGCTAAAGATAAAGATGATCCATTCCGCCTGATGGGCTTTGGTCACCGCGTTTACAAAAACTACGACCCACGTGCAACCGTGATGCGTGAAGCGTGTCATGAAGTATTGAAAGAACTGAGCATTCAGGATCCACTGCTGGACGTTGCAATGGAACTGGAACGCATCGCTCTGTCTGACGACTACTTCATCGAGAAGAAACTGTACCCGAACGTAGACTTCTACTCAGGCATCATCCTGAAAGCGATCGGTATTCCGGTCTCTATGTTCACCGTTATCTTCGCGATGTCTCGTACTATCGGTTGGATTGCTCACTGGAATGAAATGCACAGTGATCCAAGCAACCGTATCGGTCGTCCTCGTCAGCTTTACACTGGTGAGAAGATGCGTGATTTCGTGCCACTTTACGAGCGCGAATAA
- the sdhD gene encoding succinate dehydrogenase, hydrophobic membrane anchor protein, whose protein sequence is MVKNVSSFGRNGVHDFLLIRASAIIMTLYTIYIVSFCAFTDISYVSWTQFFGGTFTKVFTMLALVCVLIHGWIGLWQVLTDYVKCSKLRGGLQLVVVAVLFGYFFSGLFVLWGA, encoded by the coding sequence ATGGTAAAGAACGTTTCCTCATTTGGTCGTAATGGGGTTCATGATTTCCTATTAATTCGCGCCAGTGCGATCATCATGACTCTTTACACCATCTATATTGTAAGTTTCTGTGCATTCACTGATATCTCTTACGTTTCATGGACTCAATTCTTTGGTGGAACGTTTACCAAAGTCTTCACAATGCTGGCGTTAGTGTGCGTACTGATCCACGGCTGGATCGGCCTGTGGCAAGTACTGACTGACTACGTTAAGTGTTCAAAACTGCGTGGCGGGCTGCAGCTTGTCGTGGTTGCAGTGCTGTTCGGATACTTCTTCTCTGGCCTATTTGTATTGTGGGGTGCGTAA
- the sucA gene encoding 2-oxoglutarate dehydrogenase E1 component: MHNGVMKAWLESSHLAGANATYVEDLYELYLSDPDLVSEEWKRVFEGLPAQPDNVVEQPHSRVRDYFRRLAQETKHYNVQVSDPEVDAKQVKVLQLINAYRFRGHEAAQLDPLGLWKRPTVAELDPSFHNLTEDDMEETFNVGSFAIGKETMKLKDIYQSLNKIYCGSIGAEYMHMTDTEQKRWIQQRLEPVVGQPSFTLDEKRTFLEELTAAEGLERYLGAKFPGAKRFSLEGGDAMVPMTKELIRHAGKTGMREVVIGMAHRGRLNMLVNVLGKKPQDLFDEFAGKHDETWGTGDVKYHQGFSADFATPGGDVHLALAFNPSHLEIVNPVVMGSVRARQDRLGDDDGSKVLPITIHGDSAVAGQGVVAETFNMSLARGYCVGGTVRIVVNNQVGFTTSNPRDTRSTMYCTDIAKMVQAPIFHVNSDDPEAVAFVTRLALDYRNEFKRDVVIDLVCYRRHGHNEADEPNATQPLMYQKIKKHPTPRKLYADVLIDRQESDIETATQLVNEYRDALDRGEVVVKEWRPMAMHSVDWSPYLGHDWNEDWQSQYPIERLKELGQRLCQYPESHKLQSRVEKIYNDRVAMVSGEKLLDWGMAETLAYATLVDDSKRIRISGQDSGRGTFFHRHSVLHNQSDASTYVPLSNIHDNQGPFEVIDSVLSEEAVLAFEYGYATAEPGGLTIWEAQFGDFANGAQVVIDQFISSGEQKWARLCGLTMLLPHGYEGQGPEHSSARLERYLQLCAEQNMQVIVPSTPAQVYHMLRRQVVRKMRRPLIVMSPKSLLRHPLCVSTLEDLAEGTFLPAIPEVDNLDPAKVKRVVFCSGKVYYDLLEQRRSNEQDDVAIVRVEQLYPFPMDEVQAAIAQYTNAVDYVWCQEEPQNQGAWYCSQHNFRAAIPAGAELKYAGRPASASPAVGYMSVHLKQQKALVEDALTLA; the protein is encoded by the coding sequence ATGCACAACGGCGTGATGAAGGCATGGCTCGAGTCTTCACACTTGGCTGGCGCCAATGCAACTTATGTAGAAGATCTCTACGAACTGTATCTAAGTGATCCCGATCTGGTAAGTGAGGAGTGGAAACGTGTTTTTGAAGGGCTGCCTGCGCAACCCGACAATGTGGTTGAACAACCGCACTCACGTGTCCGTGACTACTTCCGACGACTCGCTCAAGAGACAAAGCATTACAATGTCCAAGTTAGTGATCCTGAAGTCGATGCAAAACAAGTAAAAGTACTGCAGCTTATCAACGCGTACCGCTTCCGCGGTCACGAAGCTGCGCAATTGGACCCTCTAGGTTTGTGGAAACGCCCGACCGTGGCGGAATTGGACCCTTCATTCCACAATCTCACCGAAGATGACATGGAAGAGACTTTCAACGTAGGTTCGTTTGCTATTGGCAAAGAAACCATGAAGTTGAAAGACATCTATCAATCCCTCAATAAAATCTATTGCGGATCGATCGGTGCAGAGTACATGCACATGACTGACACTGAGCAAAAACGTTGGATTCAACAACGTCTGGAGCCAGTAGTAGGCCAGCCATCCTTTACCCTAGATGAAAAACGCACTTTCCTCGAAGAACTGACTGCTGCAGAAGGTCTTGAGCGCTACCTTGGCGCGAAATTCCCAGGCGCAAAACGCTTCTCTCTGGAAGGTGGCGACGCCATGGTTCCAATGACCAAAGAGCTGATTCGTCATGCTGGTAAAACGGGCATGCGTGAAGTCGTAATCGGTATGGCTCACCGCGGTCGTCTGAACATGTTGGTTAACGTTCTCGGTAAGAAACCACAAGACCTGTTTGACGAATTTGCCGGCAAGCACGACGAAACGTGGGGTACGGGTGACGTTAAATATCACCAAGGCTTCTCAGCTGATTTCGCAACTCCCGGTGGTGATGTGCATTTAGCACTGGCATTCAACCCATCTCACCTGGAAATCGTTAACCCGGTAGTTATGGGCTCGGTACGTGCTCGTCAGGATCGCCTGGGCGATGATGACGGTAGCAAAGTACTGCCTATCACTATTCACGGTGACTCGGCTGTGGCAGGTCAGGGTGTGGTTGCTGAGACATTCAACATGTCTCTGGCTCGTGGATACTGCGTTGGTGGTACGGTGCGTATCGTAGTCAACAACCAAGTTGGCTTTACGACATCTAACCCACGTGATACACGTTCAACCATGTACTGTACTGACATTGCGAAAATGGTTCAGGCTCCGATTTTCCACGTTAATTCCGATGATCCGGAAGCTGTAGCTTTCGTTACTCGTCTGGCGTTGGATTACCGCAACGAATTTAAACGCGATGTTGTGATTGACCTGGTTTGTTACCGCCGTCATGGTCACAACGAAGCGGATGAGCCAAACGCAACTCAGCCTCTGATGTATCAGAAAATTAAAAAGCATCCAACCCCTCGTAAGTTGTATGCAGATGTTCTGATTGATCGTCAAGAAAGCGATATCGAAACCGCCACTCAGTTGGTGAACGAATATCGTGACGCACTGGATCGCGGCGAAGTCGTGGTGAAAGAGTGGCGTCCTATGGCGATGCATTCTGTTGACTGGTCACCTTACCTTGGCCATGACTGGAATGAAGACTGGCAGAGCCAATACCCAATTGAGCGCCTGAAAGAATTGGGCCAACGTCTGTGCCAGTACCCTGAAAGTCACAAGCTACAAAGCCGCGTAGAGAAAATCTACAACGATCGCGTTGCGATGGTATCTGGCGAGAAGCTCCTTGACTGGGGTATGGCGGAAACGTTGGCGTATGCGACGCTGGTTGATGACAGCAAGCGCATTCGTATTTCAGGTCAGGATTCTGGCCGTGGTACGTTCTTCCACCGTCATTCAGTACTGCATAATCAGAGTGATGCGAGCACTTATGTCCCTCTGAGCAACATTCATGACAATCAGGGTCCATTTGAAGTGATCGACTCTGTACTGTCTGAAGAAGCAGTACTGGCATTTGAATACGGCTACGCGACTGCGGAGCCAGGTGGTCTGACAATTTGGGAAGCTCAGTTTGGCGATTTTGCCAACGGCGCTCAGGTTGTTATTGACCAGTTCATCTCTTCTGGTGAGCAAAAATGGGCACGTCTGTGTGGCCTGACGATGCTGTTACCTCATGGTTACGAAGGTCAAGGTCCAGAGCACTCATCGGCACGTCTTGAGCGTTACCTGCAACTTTGCGCAGAGCAAAACATGCAAGTTATCGTTCCATCGACGCCAGCGCAGGTTTACCACATGCTGCGTCGTCAGGTTGTGCGTAAGATGCGTCGCCCACTGATCGTGATGTCGCCAAAATCACTGCTTCGTCATCCTCTGTGTGTTTCAACGCTTGAAGATCTGGCTGAAGGTACCTTCCTGCCAGCGATTCCAGAAGTGGATAACCTAGACCCGGCGAAAGTGAAACGTGTTGTATTCTGTTCAGGTAAGGTTTACTACGACCTGCTGGAACAACGCCGCAGCAACGAGCAAGACGATGTCGCGATTGTCCGTGTTGAACAGTTGTACCCATTCCCAATGGATGAAGTACAGGCTGCGATTGCACAATACACGAATGCTGTTGATTACGTTTGGTGTCAGGAAGAGCCTCAAAACCAAGGCGCCTGGTACTGTAGCCAACATAATTTCCGTGCCGCTATCCCAGCGGGTGCAGAACTGAAATATGCGGGCCGCCCGGCTTCTGCTTCACCAGCAGTCGGTTATATGTCGGTACACTTGAAACAACAGAAAGCGTTGGTTGAAGACGCTCTGACCCTAGCTTAA
- the sdhA gene encoding succinate dehydrogenase flavoprotein subunit, whose product MTIPVREFDAVVIGAGGAGMRAALQISEQGLSCALLSKVFPTRSHTVSAQGGITVALGNSHKDDWQWHMYDTVKGSDYIGDQNAIEYMCKNGPESVIELEKMGLPFSRFDNGTIYQRPFGGQSKEFGGEQAARTAAAADRTGHALLHTLYQQNVKHKTTIFSEWYALDLVKNQDGAILGCTALCMETGEICYFKAKATVLATGGAGRIYASTTNAHINTGDGVGMALRAGVPMQDMEMWQFHPTGIAGAGVLVTEGCRGEGGYLLNKDGERFMERYAPNAKDLAGRDVVARSMMIEIREGRGCDGPWGPHIKLKLDHLGKDVLESRLPGICELSRTFAHVDPVKEPIPVIPTCHYMMGGVPTQVSGQAIKQLADGSEADVQGLFACGEIASVSVHGANRLGGNSLLDLVVFGRATGLHLGETLAAQAEARPATASDIEASLARTMRWENSKGGEDPVQIRKDLQRCMQNSFSVFREGDAMATGLEELRVIRERLKDAHLADKSQEFNTQRVECLELDNLMETAFSTAVAANYRTESRGAHARFDFPERDDANWLCHSIYNPETEQMSKRDVNMSPVHREAFPPKVRTY is encoded by the coding sequence GTGACTATTCCAGTTCGTGAATTTGACGCCGTAGTAATCGGTGCTGGTGGTGCAGGCATGCGTGCTGCACTGCAAATCTCTGAGCAAGGCCTGTCTTGTGCTCTGCTTTCTAAAGTTTTTCCTACTCGTTCGCACACCGTGTCAGCGCAGGGCGGCATCACCGTTGCTCTGGGTAACTCTCATAAAGATGACTGGCAATGGCACATGTACGATACCGTAAAAGGTTCAGACTACATCGGTGACCAAAACGCGATTGAATACATGTGTAAGAATGGCCCTGAGTCTGTTATCGAACTGGAGAAAATGGGTCTGCCATTCTCTCGCTTCGATAACGGTACTATTTACCAACGCCCATTTGGTGGTCAGTCTAAAGAGTTTGGTGGTGAGCAGGCTGCACGTACTGCGGCAGCCGCTGACCGTACCGGTCACGCTCTGCTGCATACGCTTTACCAACAGAACGTAAAACACAAAACCACGATCTTCTCTGAATGGTACGCACTGGATTTGGTGAAGAACCAAGACGGCGCGATTCTGGGTTGTACCGCGCTTTGCATGGAAACTGGCGAAATCTGCTACTTCAAAGCAAAAGCAACTGTACTGGCAACAGGCGGTGCAGGCCGTATCTATGCCTCAACTACTAACGCGCATATCAACACCGGTGACGGTGTTGGTATGGCGCTGCGTGCAGGCGTTCCGATGCAAGATATGGAAATGTGGCAGTTCCACCCAACGGGTATCGCAGGTGCAGGTGTTCTGGTAACAGAAGGCTGTCGTGGCGAAGGTGGTTACCTACTAAATAAAGACGGCGAGCGTTTCATGGAACGTTACGCGCCAAACGCGAAAGACCTGGCGGGTCGTGACGTGGTTGCGCGTTCAATGATGATTGAAATTCGTGAAGGCCGTGGCTGTGATGGCCCATGGGGTCCACACATCAAACTGAAACTGGATCACCTGGGCAAAGACGTTCTTGAATCACGTCTGCCTGGTATCTGTGAACTGTCTCGTACGTTTGCACACGTTGACCCAGTGAAAGAACCTATCCCTGTAATTCCAACCTGTCACTACATGATGGGCGGTGTTCCGACTCAGGTTTCTGGTCAGGCAATTAAGCAACTGGCTGACGGCAGTGAAGCAGACGTTCAAGGTCTGTTCGCTTGTGGTGAAATTGCATCAGTATCTGTACACGGTGCTAACCGTCTGGGCGGTAACTCGCTGCTAGACTTGGTGGTATTTGGTCGTGCAACAGGTCTGCATCTGGGTGAAACTCTGGCTGCACAAGCAGAGGCTCGTCCTGCAACGGCATCTGACATCGAAGCGTCTCTGGCTCGTACCATGCGCTGGGAAAACAGTAAAGGCGGCGAAGATCCGGTTCAAATCCGTAAAGACCTACAACGCTGTATGCAAAACAGCTTCTCGGTATTCCGTGAAGGTGACGCAATGGCAACTGGTCTGGAAGAACTGCGAGTGATTCGTGAGCGTCTGAAAGATGCACATCTGGCTGACAAGTCTCAGGAATTCAACACGCAACGTGTGGAATGTCTGGAACTGGACAACCTGATGGAAACTGCATTCTCTACTGCTGTGGCGGCGAACTACCGTACAGAAAGCCGTGGCGCGCATGCTCGTTTCGACTTCCCTGAACGTGACGATGCAAACTGGCTGTGCCACTCAATCTACAACCCGGAAACTGAGCAGATGAGCAAGCGTGACGTTAACATGTCACCGGTTCACCGCGAAGCATTCCCACCAAAAGTACGTACGTACTAA
- a CDS encoding DUF1853 family protein, with translation MDLKQLTEWVATTPPLFEPSPPIVGKTPFIRNLHAEWPAYQGNQRLGFLYQYLCQQLFTATPRYNAVSEEIQLNDEGRTLGSIDFIVKNRKTEQYEHWEVAVKFYLLHQGLWYGPNAQDRLDLKLAHMLEHQLPLSASDAFIDAYPLWAHAEQNLLMQGRLYINPFEPETVPSDCLGFALNSSQINGYWCYQDQQDQIDEPLYALTKAQWLTGCSDDSEPYLGGDEGFVHCQTPSGRFWFIVPRSWPLAEHELIESA, from the coding sequence ATGGACTTAAAACAGCTGACGGAATGGGTTGCCACGACACCACCACTTTTCGAACCGTCTCCTCCCATTGTTGGGAAAACACCCTTTATTCGAAATCTCCACGCTGAATGGCCCGCTTATCAGGGCAATCAACGTCTCGGCTTCCTCTACCAGTATTTATGCCAACAACTGTTTACTGCTACTCCACGCTACAATGCCGTATCGGAAGAGATTCAGCTCAACGATGAAGGACGAACTCTGGGGTCGATTGATTTCATTGTCAAAAATCGCAAGACCGAGCAGTACGAACACTGGGAAGTCGCCGTTAAGTTCTATCTACTCCATCAGGGATTGTGGTATGGGCCCAACGCGCAAGACCGTTTAGATCTGAAACTGGCGCACATGCTTGAGCACCAACTGCCTCTTTCTGCCAGTGACGCCTTTATTGATGCCTACCCTTTGTGGGCGCATGCCGAACAAAACCTGCTCATGCAGGGACGTCTCTACATCAACCCCTTTGAACCGGAAACGGTACCATCGGATTGCCTTGGATTTGCACTCAATTCTTCGCAAATCAACGGCTACTGGTGCTATCAGGATCAACAAGACCAGATTGACGAACCACTCTATGCACTCACTAAAGCGCAGTGGCTGACTGGCTGCAGCGATGATTCAGAGCCATACCTTGGTGGTGACGAAGGATTTGTGCACTGCCAAACGCCATCCGGACGTTTCTGGTTTATTGTGCCAAGAAGCTGGCCGCTTGCAGAGCATGAGTTGATAGAATCCGCGTAA
- a CDS encoding Nif3-like dinuclear metal center hexameric protein has protein sequence MNNLQLEALLNETLSPQQIKDYCPNGLQVEGRREIKKIVTGVTASKALINKAIELKADALLVHHGYFWKGEHEAIRGMKGDRIRQLIKHDINLLAYHLPLDIHSELGNNAQLAKLLGIQVEGGLEGHPQSVAMFGCFEQAITGEALAQRIANTLQRQPLHIAPELKDKLIKKVGWCTGGGQDYIELAAAQGMDAFISGEISERTTYSARELNIHYFSAGHHATERYGVKALGEWLAAEHGFDVEFIDIDNPV, from the coding sequence ATGAATAATTTGCAGCTTGAAGCATTGCTCAATGAAACATTGTCTCCGCAACAGATTAAAGACTACTGTCCGAATGGCCTTCAGGTGGAAGGCCGACGAGAGATTAAAAAAATTGTCACGGGTGTGACGGCTTCTAAAGCACTGATTAACAAAGCAATCGAACTCAAGGCTGACGCATTGTTAGTCCATCACGGTTACTTCTGGAAAGGTGAACATGAAGCCATTCGTGGAATGAAAGGCGACCGCATTCGCCAGCTGATTAAACATGACATCAATTTGCTGGCCTACCATCTTCCGCTCGATATTCATTCTGAACTCGGAAACAACGCTCAACTGGCTAAATTGCTGGGTATTCAGGTGGAAGGTGGCTTAGAAGGTCATCCTCAATCGGTTGCGATGTTTGGTTGCTTTGAACAAGCCATCACAGGCGAAGCCTTAGCACAGCGAATCGCAAATACTCTGCAGCGTCAACCTTTGCATATCGCGCCTGAATTGAAGGACAAGCTGATTAAGAAAGTTGGCTGGTGTACAGGTGGTGGTCAGGATTACATTGAACTTGCTGCTGCGCAGGGGATGGATGCCTTTATCTCGGGTGAAATTTCGGAACGTACGACGTATTCTGCCCGTGAGCTGAACATTCATTACTTCTCGGCAGGTCACCATGCGACAGAACGTTATGGTGTGAAAGCGCTGGGGGAGTGGTTGGCCGCAGAGCACGGGTTTGACGTCGAGTTTATCGATATCGATAACCCGGTGTAA
- a CDS encoding succinate dehydrogenase iron-sulfur subunit, with the protein MKLNFSLYRYNPDVDKKPYMKDYVLEVEEGSDMMVLDALILLKEQDPTIAFRRSCREGVCGSDGLNMNGKNGLACITPLSALKGGKIVIRPLPGLPVVRDLIVDMTQFYDNYAKVKPFLIADDALPPSRENLQSPEERAHLDGLYECIMCACCTTSCPSFWWNPDKFIGPAGLLAAYRWLIDSRDTATDERLSNLDDAFSVFRCHGIMNCVSVCPKGLNPTKAIGHIKSMLVNRSV; encoded by the coding sequence ATGAAATTGAATTTCTCTCTGTACCGCTACAATCCGGATGTAGATAAAAAGCCTTACATGAAAGACTATGTGCTTGAAGTGGAAGAAGGCTCAGATATGATGGTCCTTGACGCTCTGATTCTTCTGAAAGAGCAGGATCCTACCATCGCGTTCCGCCGCTCATGCCGTGAAGGTGTGTGTGGTTCGGATGGCTTGAACATGAACGGTAAAAATGGCCTGGCGTGTATCACTCCGTTGTCTGCTCTGAAAGGCGGCAAAATTGTGATTCGTCCTCTGCCTGGTCTGCCTGTAGTTCGTGACCTGATCGTCGACATGACTCAGTTCTACGACAACTACGCCAAAGTAAAACCGTTCCTGATCGCCGATGATGCATTGCCACCATCACGCGAGAATCTGCAGTCTCCTGAAGAACGAGCGCATCTGGATGGCTTGTACGAATGTATCATGTGTGCATGTTGTACAACGTCTTGTCCATCGTTCTGGTGGAACCCAGACAAATTTATCGGTCCTGCAGGTCTGCTTGCGGCTTACCGTTGGCTAATTGATAGCCGCGATACCGCAACAGATGAGCGCTTATCAAATCTTGATGACGCATTTAGCGTTTTTCGTTGCCATGGCATCATGAATTGTGTAAGTGTTTGTCCTAAAGGATTAAACCCTACGAAAGCTATCGGTCACATCAAGTCGATGCTGGTTAATCGCTCGGTTTAA